In the genome of Coraliomargarita algicola, one region contains:
- a CDS encoding carboxy terminal-processing peptidase — MNKRILRIALVATAAFAVVLSTNAKLDPSKEMASQTRWVVNTINARHYLRGTMEQLNGAEMVEAYIESFDYGRMYFLRSEVDDFIFRFGDAMEDSLQKGNLYSAFEIYESFKQKAEARTQWAFERLQQDFDFTVEETFTPDRREAEWPASPEEAEALWLRRLKYELLNEMLSLASEDKEDSSDTSLTPQNPDVAAPDDDEEEFDPTKLLRLVEDPEFYAKTLDAAREKIHRRYERNLSHTVAREAAEVQESFINAMTQLFDPHSTFLSSDTLESFNSAVQNSFVGIGALLEDDDGICTIKEILPGGPAERSRLLEPEDQILGVAQGDDEFEDVVDMQLRYIVRKIKGEKGTTVRLLIHPGDASDPSVRKIVPIVRGEVKLTANLATAKLINVPVDDSETVAVGVIELPSFYGNIGAGGTLTTTTDDVSELINKLRDAGAEGIILDLRMNGGGLLSEAVRLTGLFIPVGPVVQVRDSSGRTDVLSDRDPSMLWDGPLIVLTSRFSASASEIVAGALQDNDRALIVGNSSTHGKGTVQEVYHMNNRMPFSFLRNTEPQTRPVATKITIKQFFLPDGSSTQVKGVPSDIVLPSVNEFLPIGEDDLPHALPWDQVAPVDWINNWAKLNVASPEDPALVEKLATASQARQESLEEFKFLKKQIEWRRQRYDEKAISVNLKQRIERKIREKDYIDELDDTYDALSENDYTTEEFLLKVAEEQDALSKKTLAEPIKAIAENLSEAVIGENGAGTVADAVADAVEPEDEEEEDEPTYDIYLRESARIMADWIESLQQPKTATASTQVEATTQQ; from the coding sequence ATGAATAAACGAATTCTCCGCATCGCACTCGTCGCTACGGCGGCCTTCGCTGTCGTCCTTTCGACCAATGCCAAGCTCGACCCGAGCAAAGAAATGGCCTCACAGACACGCTGGGTCGTCAACACCATCAACGCCCGCCACTACTTACGCGGCACCATGGAACAACTCAATGGGGCCGAAATGGTCGAAGCATACATCGAGTCCTTCGACTACGGACGCATGTATTTCCTCCGCTCCGAGGTCGACGATTTCATTTTCCGCTTTGGCGACGCCATGGAAGATTCCTTGCAAAAGGGCAACCTCTACTCCGCCTTTGAAATATACGAAAGCTTCAAACAAAAAGCCGAAGCACGCACCCAGTGGGCATTTGAGCGACTACAACAGGACTTTGACTTTACCGTAGAAGAAACCTTCACCCCCGACCGTCGCGAAGCAGAATGGCCCGCCTCCCCGGAAGAAGCGGAAGCACTTTGGCTACGTCGCTTGAAATATGAACTGCTCAATGAAATGCTCTCCCTAGCCTCCGAAGATAAAGAGGACAGCAGCGACACATCATTGACACCGCAAAACCCCGACGTCGCCGCCCCCGACGATGACGAAGAAGAATTCGACCCCACCAAGCTACTACGCCTAGTGGAAGACCCCGAATTCTACGCGAAAACACTCGACGCAGCCCGCGAGAAAATCCACCGCCGCTACGAGCGCAACCTAAGCCACACCGTCGCGCGTGAAGCCGCCGAAGTGCAGGAGTCCTTCATCAACGCAATGACTCAGCTCTTCGATCCACACTCCACATTTCTCTCCTCGGATACGCTCGAAAGCTTCAACTCTGCCGTGCAAAACTCCTTCGTCGGCATCGGCGCACTCCTGGAAGACGACGACGGCATTTGCACGATCAAAGAAATCCTCCCCGGTGGTCCCGCGGAGCGCTCGCGCTTACTTGAACCCGAAGACCAAATTCTGGGCGTGGCCCAAGGCGACGACGAATTTGAAGACGTCGTCGACATGCAGCTTCGCTACATCGTCCGCAAGATCAAGGGCGAGAAAGGCACGACCGTGCGTCTCCTCATCCACCCCGGCGATGCCTCCGACCCTTCCGTACGCAAAATCGTGCCGATCGTCCGCGGCGAAGTTAAACTCACCGCCAACCTCGCCACTGCTAAACTAATCAACGTGCCAGTCGACGACTCCGAAACCGTCGCCGTAGGCGTCATTGAACTCCCCTCCTTTTATGGCAATATCGGCGCAGGCGGCACCCTGACCACCACCACCGACGACGTTTCCGAGCTCATCAACAAGCTGCGCGATGCCGGTGCCGAGGGCATTATTCTCGACCTCCGCATGAATGGTGGCGGCCTACTGAGCGAAGCCGTTCGCCTGACCGGGCTATTCATCCCAGTCGGTCCGGTGGTGCAGGTACGCGATAGCTCCGGCCGCACCGATGTGCTCTCCGACCGCGACCCCAGCATGCTCTGGGACGGGCCACTGATCGTGCTCACCTCACGCTTCAGCGCTTCCGCCTCCGAGATTGTAGCCGGCGCCCTGCAGGATAATGACCGCGCGCTCATCGTAGGAAACAGCTCCACTCACGGAAAAGGCACCGTCCAGGAAGTGTATCATATGAACAATCGTATGCCATTTTCATTCCTGAGAAATACCGAGCCACAAACACGCCCCGTGGCCACCAAGATCACGATCAAACAATTCTTCCTCCCTGATGGAAGCTCGACCCAGGTCAAAGGCGTGCCCTCCGATATCGTGCTGCCTTCGGTCAACGAATTTCTTCCTATCGGCGAAGACGACCTCCCCCACGCCCTCCCTTGGGATCAAGTCGCCCCCGTAGACTGGATCAACAACTGGGCGAAACTAAATGTCGCGAGCCCCGAAGACCCTGCACTGGTGGAAAAACTGGCAACAGCCAGCCAAGCGCGCCAAGAATCCCTCGAAGAATTTAAATTCTTGAAGAAACAGATCGAATGGCGCCGCCAGCGCTACGACGAGAAAGCGATTTCAGTCAATCTAAAGCAACGTATCGAGCGCAAGATCCGCGAAAAAGACTACATCGATGAGCTCGACGACACCTACGACGCCTTAAGTGAAAACGACTATACGACTGAAGAATTCCTACTCAAAGTCGCCGAGGAACAAGATGCACTCTCCAAGAAGACCCTCGCCGAACCAATCAAGGCCATCGCAGAGAATCTCAGTGAAGCGGTAATCGGTGAGAACGGCGCAGGCACCGTTGCCGACGCCGTCGCCGATGCAGTCGAGCCAGAGGACGAGGAAGAGGAAGATGAACCAACCTACGACATCTACCTACGCGAAAGCGCCCGCATCATGGCCGACTGGATCGAAAGCCTCCAGCAACCGAAGACTGCCACAGCTTCGACTCAAGTCGAAGCCACTACTCAACAATAA
- the carA gene encoding glutamine-hydrolyzing carbamoyl-phosphate synthase small subunit: protein MAKTTRTGLIAFEDGTVFRGRAFGAVATNVGEACFNTSMTGYQEILTDPSYFSQIVTMTAVQIGNYGICPDDVESDGPKVKGFIVREVSPVASNWRSNISIQDYLAEAGIPGIEGVDTRAITKKLRVSGALKACITTEDISEEEAVKRAQEFGGLIGVDFVKEVTAKEAYHWDPEMKQSTPFTVVGTDLKLNEDKSAKPRFKVAAMDFGAKYSIYRKLQHHGFDVHVFPATASAEEIKSCKPDCVFLSNGPGDPGAVEYAHATVKELIEDYPTFGICLGHQIITHALGAKTFKLKFGHRGGNQPVKNLETGKVSITAQNHGFASTREELEKTGAIVTEINLNDDTVEGLRLKDKPVFSVQYHPEAAPGPNDADALFVDFYNMVAKHHG from the coding sequence ATGGCTAAAACGACTCGCACAGGACTTATCGCATTTGAAGACGGAACCGTATTCCGTGGCCGCGCTTTTGGCGCTGTGGCTACCAACGTAGGCGAGGCCTGCTTCAATACTAGTATGACGGGCTATCAGGAGATTTTGACCGATCCGTCGTATTTTTCTCAAATTGTTACAATGACAGCGGTGCAGATCGGTAATTATGGAATCTGCCCGGACGATGTCGAGTCGGACGGTCCCAAGGTCAAGGGATTCATCGTGCGTGAGGTCAGTCCCGTTGCCAGCAACTGGCGAAGCAATATTTCAATCCAGGACTATCTGGCAGAAGCGGGTATTCCGGGCATCGAAGGGGTGGATACGCGGGCGATCACTAAGAAGCTGCGCGTCTCCGGTGCTTTGAAAGCCTGTATCACCACAGAGGATATTTCCGAGGAAGAGGCGGTTAAACGTGCGCAGGAATTTGGTGGCTTGATCGGGGTGGATTTTGTTAAGGAAGTGACTGCCAAGGAGGCTTATCACTGGGACCCGGAGATGAAGCAATCGACCCCCTTTACAGTGGTCGGCACTGATTTGAAGCTGAATGAGGACAAAAGCGCGAAGCCACGCTTTAAGGTGGCGGCTATGGACTTTGGTGCGAAGTATTCGATCTACCGCAAGCTGCAGCACCATGGTTTCGATGTGCATGTCTTTCCCGCCACTGCTTCAGCGGAGGAGATTAAGTCCTGCAAGCCGGACTGCGTATTCTTGTCCAATGGTCCCGGAGATCCGGGAGCGGTGGAGTATGCACACGCTACGGTTAAGGAGTTGATTGAGGATTACCCGACTTTTGGAATTTGCCTGGGGCACCAGATCATTACGCACGCCCTTGGAGCGAAAACTTTTAAGCTCAAGTTTGGTCATCGTGGGGGCAATCAGCCAGTTAAGAATTTGGAGACCGGTAAGGTTTCAATCACGGCGCAGAACCACGGATTCGCTTCTACTCGTGAAGAGTTGGAAAAAACGGGTGCCATTGTCACTGAGATCAATCTCAACGACGACACTGTCGAAGGACTGCGCTTGAAGGATAAGCCCGTCTTTTCCGTGCAGTACCACCCCGAGGCAGCACCTGGCCCGAACGACGCCGACGCGCTCTTTGTAGATTTCTACAACATGGTTGCGAAGCACCACGGATAA